AGCGCACCGACGCCGAGCTGCAGCGCGCCAAGGAAGTCGCCGAATCGGCCAACCTTGCGAAAAGCCGCTATGTCGTCGGCCTCAGCCACGAACTGCGCTCGCCGCTGAATGCGATCTCCGGCTACGCCCAGTTGCTGGAACAGGATTCGAGCCTTTTGCCCAAGCCGCGCGATCAGGTACGGGTGGTCCGCCGCAGCGCCGATCACCTGTCCGGGCTGATCGACGGCATTCTCGACATCTCCAAGATCGAGGCCGGCCGGCTGTATCTGTCGCGGGACGAAGTTCGCCTCAGCGAATTTCTCGACCAGCTGGTCGGCATGTTCCGCCTGCAGGCCGCCGCCAAGGGCATCGACTTCGTGTTCAAGCGGCCGACGGTGCTGCCCTTCGTGGTGTTTGCCGACGAGAAGCGCCTGCGCCAGATTCTGATCAACCTGTTGTCGAACGCCATCAAGTTCACGCAAGTGGGCAGCGTGCAGTTCGTTGTGCATTACCGCAGCCCGGTCGCGGAGTTCGAAGTGATCGACACCGGCCCCGGCATCCAGGCTTCCGACCTCGATCGCATCTTTGCGCCGTTCGAGCGCGGCGCGCTCGGCGTTTCGCAGCCGCAGACCGGCACTGGCCTGGGCTTGACGATCAGCCGCTTGCTCGCGGGCGTGATGGGCGGCGACATCCGGGTCACGAGCACGGTCGGCAAGGGCTCTGCCTTCGGCGTCAAATTGCTGTTGTCGGAAGTCACCAACCCGACCCGGATCGCACCGGTCGACGCGCCGATCTTCGGCTATCACGGCCCGCGCAAGACCATCCTTATCACCGACGACGATCCGACCCAGCGCGATCTGTTGCGCGAGGTGCTGACGCCGCTCGGCTTCATCCTGCTGAGCGCGCCGGACGGACCCGCCTGTCTCACGCTCGCCCAGCATTGCCGGCCCGATCTGTTCCTGCTGGATATCTCAATGGCCGGCATGGACGGCTGGACGGTAGCGGAAACGCTGCGCGCCACCGGCCATCACCAGGCCCGCATCCTCATGGTTTCCGCCAGCGCGCTGGAGGCGCACGGCACGCCCTTGGCACAGCCGTTTCATGACGGCTATCTGATGAAGCCGATCGATATTCCAAAGCTGCTGGAATTGATCCGGCAGTTGCTCAAGATCGAATGGCAATATGAGACCGATCAGGTTCCGCTTTCCTGCTGGCAGCCGGACTCGGGATCGCGGCCGCCGCTGCGGCACATCGAGGAGCTCATCAGCCTCGGACAGATGGGCTACATCCGGGCCATTCAGGTCAAGCTCGCCGAAATCGGCGCCGACCACCCCGAGCATGCCGATTTCGTCACCCAGATGCGCGCGCTGATCGATCGCTTCGACCTCGATCAGTACATGGCCACATTGAAGACATTGCACAGCTATGACCACTGACCCCAGCAAACGCGACGTCGCGCTCGTCGTCGACGATTCCCCGGAAACGCTGCGGCTCCTGACCGACGCGCTCGACGGCGCCGGGATGACCGTGATGGTGGCGATGGACGGCGCTGCCGCGATGCGGATCGTCGATCAGATCACGCCGGACATCGTCCTGCTCGACGCCGTGATGCCCGGCATCGACGGTTTTGAAACCTGCCGGCGGCTGAAGCGCGACGCCGGCCTCGCCAACGTGCCGGTGATCTTCATGACCGGGCTCGCCGAAACCGAACACATCGTGCGCGGCCTGGAGGCCGGCGGCGTCGATTACGTGACCAAGCCGATCGTGATCGAGGAAATGCTCGCCCGGATCAGGGTTCACCTCGCCAACGCCAGGATGACGCAGAGCGCGCAGACCGCGCTCGACGTCTCCGGCCGATTCCTGATGGCGGTGAGCCGTCAGGGCAAGATCATGTGGGCGACGCCGCAGGCGCAGAAACTGCTGTCGGACAATCTCGGGGCCGGCGATGAACTGGAATTGCCGCAGCCGATGCTGCAGTGGCTCGATTCTGCGCAAAAGGGCAAAGCCGGGGCGAAGACCCCTGCGCTCGCCTCGTTCCCGAACAACGAGGCGCTGCGGCTGCAGTATATGGGCAAGCTCGGCCCCGATGAATTCCTGTTGCGCCTTGCCAAGGACAACGGCGCCGGCCTGCCGCAGGAATTCAGCAAGGATTTGGGCCTGACTACCCGGGAAGGCGAAGTGCTGTCGTGGCTCAGCAAGGGCAAGACCAACCGCGACATCGCGCAGATCCTGGGCCTGAGCCCGCGAACGGTCGACAAACATCTCGAGCAGATCTACTCGAAACTCGGCGTCGAGAACCGCACCGCGGCCGCCGCCATCGCCGTCAACGCGACGCACCGGAAATCGTGAGGGCCTGACAGGTCTACAGTCTAATTGGCCGCCGCCAACTGACGTTGTTCGGGATCGGCGGAGCCGGCCTGCGCGATCAGCCGTTTCAGTTCCGGAATGCATGAGCCGCAATTGGTGCCGGCCTTCAGCTTGGCGCCGATCTCGGCGGCGGTGCGCGCCCCGCCAGCGATGCTGTCGCAGATCGTGGTGCGGCCGACGCCGAAGCAGGCGCAAACGATCGGTCCGGCGCTGGCCAGCCCGTCGGTCGATTTGCCCGACAGCAGCATGCGGCGCTGCTCGTCGTCGAGTCTGTCGGCCGCGAACAGCTGCTTGACGACGTTCCAGTCGCCGGCGTCCTGCGCCGGCCCGATGAACAGGCAGGCTTCGATACGGTCGGCGGCAAAGCACGCGGCGCGGTAAACGCCGCCGCCGAAATCCTTGTATTCGGCGAGATCGTCGCCGGCCACCGACTTCAGCCAGGACTGCCATCCCCTGAGATCGGCATTGTCGGCGAGCAGATAGCCGTAGCCGCCGGGCACCGCCACCCGCGCCCACCAGGCATGATCGGGCAACGCGAGCGGCGTCCGCGACAGCGCAAAGCCCCGGAATACATATTCGTAAGGCGCGATCGACGCCGGCGTTGCCTTGTTCTCGGGCTGGCCGGAGAATGGATCGGTGAACGGCGCCACCAGCGCGCCGACGCGCGAGCCGGTCGCGGTCGCCTCGCTCCAGTGGATCGGCGCGAACAGCATGCCGCGCTGCTGCCGTTCGCTGACGACGACCTTGAGTGTGCATTGCCCGTGATCGGTGGTGACGCGTGCGAAGCTGCCGTCGGTCACGCCGAATTTCAGCGCGTCGTCGGGATGAACCTCGACGAACGGCTCCGGCAGATGCTGGCCCAGCCGCGGACTGAGGCCGCTGCGGGTCATGGTGTGCCATTGATCCCTGATGCGGCCGGTATTCAGCCGCAGCGGCCGGCCGGCGGTGGTCTCCGTGCGCAGCGCGGGGATCTCCGGCGCAATGAAACGCGCCTTGAAGTCGCTTGAGAAGAAGCCGCCATTGGCAAAAAAGCGCGGCTGTGGCTGGCTGTTGTCCAGGCGCGTCGGCCACTGCACCGGCGCCAGCGCATCGAAGGCTTGGTCCGACAGCGACTGCAAGGCGCCGATGTCGAAATCGCGGCCGCCATTGTTCTCGAACGCCGACAGTGCGGCGTGCTCG
The genomic region above belongs to Bradyrhizobium sediminis and contains:
- a CDS encoding response regulator transcription factor codes for the protein MTTDPSKRDVALVVDDSPETLRLLTDALDGAGMTVMVAMDGAAAMRIVDQITPDIVLLDAVMPGIDGFETCRRLKRDAGLANVPVIFMTGLAETEHIVRGLEAGGVDYVTKPIVIEEMLARIRVHLANARMTQSAQTALDVSGRFLMAVSRQGKIMWATPQAQKLLSDNLGAGDELELPQPMLQWLDSAQKGKAGAKTPALASFPNNEALRLQYMGKLGPDEFLLRLAKDNGAGLPQEFSKDLGLTTREGEVLSWLSKGKTNRDIAQILGLSPRTVDKHLEQIYSKLGVENRTAAAAIAVNATHRKS